A window of Gallaecimonas kandeliae genomic DNA:
TCTACGTGGACAAGCTCGGCTTTCGCGTCCACACCGACGTGCGCAACGGCGATTTCCGCTGGCTGACGGTACAGCATCCCGACCAGCCCTTTTTCCAGCTGGGCCTCTTTACCCCAGGCCCGCCCATGCATGACGCCGGCACGGCCCAGGCGCTGCAGGCCGCCGTGGCCAAGGGGGCCATGCCGCCCCTGGTGCTGATCGTCGAGGATTGCCGTGCCGCCTATGAACGGCTGCGCGCCGCGGGGGTGGAATTCACCCAGGCGCCACAGGACAGGTTCGGCACCGTGGACGCCGGTTTCCGCGACCCTTCGGGGAACGGCTGGAAGATGATCCAGGCACGCCGCTGAACCGGAGGGAAAAGACCATGAGCCAGACCATGAGCAAGGGGGTCCGCCAGTTCCACCGCTGGGTGTCCATCCTCTTCACCTTGACGGTGGCCGCCAACTTCGCCGCCATGACCAGGGGCCAGCCTCCCGCCTGGATCACCTATTCGCCGCTGCTGCCGCTGGCCCTGCTGCTTTTCACCGGCCTCTACCTGTTCGCGCTGCCCTATGCCAGGCAATGGCGGAGCGGGTCAGCCAAAGAAGGTGAAATAGCCCCCAACAACCAGCGCAGCTAGGCAGGTGGCCTAGGCGATGGATGTGTCGTCAGTTAGGATGTCGGCGACAACCACAGAGCCAATACCCATGCCTCAGAAACAACATACCGTGCCCGTCATCTACAAGGACGGGCAAAGCACCAAGGCCATCGCCAAAGGCAACAACGTCGCCTGGATCTGCAAGTGTGACGGCCTGACCCTGCTGCTGGGCCAGGCGGGCTCAGACGCCCAGGTGACTTGCGACGCCTGTAACAGCACCTTCCTGGTCCAGTCCCAAGAGGATGGCGAGCAGGTGCTGAAGGTGGTGGAGCTTTAAAGGTCACGCCCCCTGCAGATACATCAACTAGGCTGAAACTATCACCCACCAGCGGGAGCCCCTTATGGCCCGCGCCTTCCCCCTTGCCTACGGCGCCCTCTGCTACCTGCTGTTCCTGGCCCTCTTCCTCTACCTGATCGGCTTCGTCGGCAACCTGGTGCCCATGGGCATAGACGCCAAGCCCACGGCGCCGGCCTGGCCGGGGCTGGCCG
This region includes:
- a CDS encoding VOC family protein translates to MNQGVQVAGLYVRDQDEALDFYVDKLGFRVHTDVRNGDFRWLTVQHPDQPFFQLGLFTPGPPMHDAGTAQALQAAVAKGAMPPLVLIVEDCRAAYERLRAAGVEFTQAPQDRFGTVDAGFRDPSGNGWKMIQARR